In one window of Henckelia pumila isolate YLH828 chromosome 1, ASM3356847v2, whole genome shotgun sequence DNA:
- the LOC140874166 gene encoding zinc finger BED domain-containing protein RICESLEEPER 1-like, with translation MHVRCCAHIVNLIVKEGLEEKNEVIMRIRNAVKYVRSSPAMLKTFKRCVEKEKIDCKSLVCLDVETWWNSTYMMLEDAEKFEKAFARLGDEDQNYMNYIDCYELNQDENMDGKKKI, from the coding sequence atGCATGTAAGATGTTGTGCTCATATTGTTAATTTGATTGTGAAAGAGGGATTGGAAGAGAAAAATGAAGTAATTATGAGGATTAGAAATGCTGTTAAATATGTAAGATCATCTCCAGCAATGCTAAAGACTTTCAAGAGGTGCgtggaaaaagaaaaaattgattGTAAGAGTCTTGTTTGTTTAGATGTTGAAACATGGTGGAATTCAACTTATATGATGCTTGAGGATGCTGAGAAATTTGAAAAGGCTTTTGCAAGATTGGGAGATGAAGATCAAAACTACATGAACTACATTGATTGTTATGAACTGAATCAAGATGAGAATATGgatgggaaaaaaaaaatataa